The Cystobacter fuscus DSM 2262 genome includes a region encoding these proteins:
- a CDS encoding AAA family ATPase: MYLRSLTLQNLKLLRDVAISFTRPDGEVRPWTVFVGENGVCKTAILQAIGLAASGCSLGSELADVTSLPDRRQPSTELMLIGAEFTFGQEGHKARQYPGLEKKHSLPPYVRSSIAAKSTWRELVGSSRYVGVEHTQVFDPIREARRTQLPGWFVAGYGTARTLPRPHSFHADGLSDPLRQRMANLFDQGGLIATGFADVFEPAQAKAYIKLLKQVLLQGNLLPGVVDLELQSHGIVRTRQDLLEAHRFEFEMGGQRVKLPATWLSRGYQGAIAWLADLIGHILLEAGKPVPPERMEGLVLVDELDLHLHPHWQTTLITTLKQVFPKLQFVATTHSAMLLPGLEQDEVFVLRQDDEGNVYASPAPSTPSFLTGSELLDAFFDRKGKPAKAPGRKPPPPQKKPRAAARPAARTRKK, translated from the coding sequence ATGTACCTGCGCAGCCTCACGCTCCAGAATCTGAAACTCCTGCGAGATGTGGCCATCTCCTTTACCCGTCCCGATGGGGAAGTGAGGCCGTGGACCGTCTTCGTGGGGGAGAATGGCGTGTGCAAGACGGCCATCCTCCAGGCCATCGGGCTCGCGGCGAGTGGATGCTCGCTGGGCAGTGAGCTCGCGGACGTCACGAGCCTGCCGGATCGGCGGCAGCCCTCCACCGAGCTGATGCTGATCGGCGCCGAGTTCACCTTCGGGCAGGAGGGGCACAAGGCGCGCCAGTACCCGGGACTGGAGAAGAAGCACTCGCTGCCGCCATACGTGCGCAGCTCCATCGCGGCCAAGAGCACCTGGCGCGAGCTGGTGGGCAGCTCGCGCTACGTGGGCGTCGAGCACACGCAGGTGTTCGATCCCATCCGCGAGGCGCGCCGCACGCAGCTGCCCGGCTGGTTCGTCGCGGGCTACGGCACGGCGCGCACCCTGCCCCGCCCCCACTCCTTCCACGCCGACGGCCTGTCGGATCCCCTGCGCCAGCGCATGGCGAACCTCTTCGATCAGGGGGGACTCATCGCCACGGGCTTCGCCGACGTGTTCGAGCCGGCGCAGGCCAAGGCCTATATCAAGCTGCTCAAGCAGGTGCTCCTGCAGGGCAACCTGCTGCCGGGCGTGGTGGACCTGGAGCTGCAGAGCCACGGCATCGTGCGCACCCGGCAGGATCTGCTCGAGGCGCACCGCTTCGAGTTCGAGATGGGGGGTCAGCGCGTGAAGCTGCCCGCCACGTGGCTGTCGCGCGGCTACCAGGGAGCGATCGCGTGGCTGGCGGACCTCATCGGCCACATCCTCTTGGAGGCGGGCAAGCCGGTGCCGCCCGAGCGCATGGAGGGGCTGGTGCTCGTGGACGAGCTGGATCTCCACCTGCATCCGCACTGGCAGACGACGCTCATCACCACGCTCAAGCAGGTCTTCCCCAAGCTCCAGTTCGTGGCTACCACGCACTCGGCGATGCTGCTGCCGGGACTGGAGCAGGATGAGGTGTTCGTGTTGCGCCAGGACGACGAGGGCAACGTCTACGCGTCCCCAGCGCCCTCGACGCCCTCGTTCCTCACCGGCAGCGAGCTGCTCGACGCGTTCTTCGATCGCAAGGGCAAGCCCGCGAAGGCCCCCGGACGCAAGCCGCCCCCGCCCCAGAAGAAGCCCCGCGCCGCCGCCCGCCCGGCGGCCCGTACCCGAAAGAAGTGA
- a CDS encoding carboxypeptidase-like regulatory domain-containing protein: protein MRRRLIVAALLVGALLALLWAGLSARPDAQEAPPLHSSSNERTAVPRPVASRERARGVTDTRPPLDASVAEAEGMLEVEVLAAERPLPGASVRLYWRERRDPNLGEIVWRLAGTGLTDARGQARLASGPGSYLVAVHANGHAPRVLSVVRPHGVARTSVRLVLEPGQSLVGQTVVKETKEPLPLVQLILSAVPRDLAPGIPPELPSEERVYATSDERGRFRVDGLATGDYLLEAQAPGHAHLWLVPVKVPAKEPLEVALSVAGVIEGFVVDARGAPAEGAEVRVSGVSPQSVITGPGGGFSVEVEAGTYGLSARHGEEAGALEQPLTLSAGKTIRGVRLQLGPGSVLEGRVLERTSGAPVVGARVDVSPHGQNGDTGRESTDEAGHFQVGGLAPGSYDVVVTAPGFTPALRRGLTVTPRERFSVDLVLTRMGVVEGQVRDVAGQPVAGARVIAPNLGPDELESTPLESRSDATGHYRLEGLNVGRQPLTARREEATQGVNRWVDITEEGTAQVDFTLEGTGIVEGVVRAARGALPSQPLEVLASLDEKSPFGAQDFQQAEVGAKGNFRMVLPAGGYELLLSARDHSPTFQRTHVQVEEGQTVRVELLWEENAPATSVEGVVLEPDGAPSPRAIVSLGLEPQEGGVIQAKYADEEGRFSFGLGSDIEPGMGGLKVSALNGGRSGQVSGVKPGERSLVVRLRTAASLRGRVTRAGEPVRGFTLGIEPEGEEWLTPGKGPWEFPGERFELHDVLTEPLRLVVKTPDGSRGQAVVTPRPGATAEVEIRLRGTASVQGRVVDAATGGPLSDVVVFIDNDPSSVHMRESLDQGRFSISGLDPGEYVLNILGRHTAGRLRLPLRLAEGQVLDLGDLSLGGTPDGTGSETPPPAP from the coding sequence ATGCGAAGGCGGCTCATCGTGGCGGCCCTCCTGGTGGGAGCGCTGCTCGCGCTCCTGTGGGCCGGACTTTCGGCGAGGCCAGACGCCCAGGAGGCGCCGCCGCTCCATTCCTCGTCCAATGAGCGGACAGCCGTGCCACGACCAGTCGCCTCACGGGAGCGGGCCAGAGGGGTCACGGACACGCGGCCTCCGCTGGACGCGAGCGTCGCCGAGGCGGAGGGAATGCTCGAGGTGGAGGTGCTCGCCGCCGAGCGGCCCCTGCCCGGGGCCAGCGTGCGGCTGTACTGGCGTGAGCGGAGGGATCCCAACCTCGGGGAGATCGTCTGGAGGCTGGCGGGCACGGGCCTGACGGATGCACGGGGACAGGCACGGCTCGCCTCCGGGCCCGGTTCCTACCTGGTGGCGGTCCACGCGAATGGCCATGCGCCCCGCGTGCTCTCCGTGGTGCGTCCCCACGGCGTGGCGCGCACGTCCGTGCGGCTCGTCCTGGAGCCGGGCCAGTCCCTCGTGGGCCAGACGGTGGTGAAGGAGACGAAGGAGCCGCTGCCGCTCGTGCAGCTCATCCTCTCGGCGGTGCCGCGCGACCTGGCGCCCGGAATCCCCCCCGAGCTGCCCTCCGAGGAGCGCGTGTACGCGACGAGCGACGAGCGGGGCCGCTTCCGAGTGGACGGGCTCGCCACGGGGGACTACCTGCTGGAGGCCCAGGCGCCGGGCCACGCCCACCTGTGGCTCGTGCCGGTGAAGGTCCCCGCGAAGGAGCCGCTGGAGGTGGCGCTGAGCGTGGCGGGGGTCATCGAGGGCTTCGTCGTGGACGCACGAGGCGCTCCCGCCGAGGGCGCCGAGGTGCGGGTGAGCGGCGTGTCGCCCCAGAGCGTCATCACGGGGCCCGGGGGCGGCTTCTCCGTCGAGGTGGAGGCCGGCACCTACGGCCTGTCCGCGCGGCACGGCGAGGAAGCGGGGGCACTGGAGCAACCGCTCACCCTGAGCGCGGGCAAGACGATCCGTGGCGTGCGGCTCCAGCTCGGCCCGGGGTCGGTGCTGGAGGGGCGCGTGCTGGAGCGCACCTCCGGAGCGCCGGTGGTGGGGGCCCGGGTCGACGTCAGCCCCCACGGACAGAACGGGGACACCGGCCGCGAGTCCACGGATGAAGCGGGTCACTTCCAGGTGGGCGGGCTCGCGCCCGGCAGCTACGACGTGGTGGTGACGGCGCCCGGCTTCACCCCGGCGTTGCGGCGCGGTCTGACGGTGACGCCGCGCGAGCGCTTCTCCGTGGATCTCGTGCTCACCCGCATGGGCGTGGTGGAGGGCCAGGTGCGCGACGTGGCCGGACAGCCGGTGGCGGGCGCACGGGTGATCGCCCCCAACCTCGGGCCAGACGAGCTGGAGTCCACGCCCCTCGAGTCCCGCAGCGATGCCACGGGGCACTACCGGCTCGAGGGCCTGAACGTGGGCCGCCAGCCGCTCACCGCCCGCCGGGAGGAGGCGACGCAAGGGGTCAACCGATGGGTGGACATCACCGAGGAGGGCACGGCCCAGGTGGACTTCACCCTGGAGGGCACGGGCATCGTGGAGGGCGTGGTGCGGGCGGCTCGCGGCGCGCTGCCCTCCCAGCCCCTGGAGGTCCTCGCCTCGCTGGACGAGAAGAGCCCCTTCGGCGCACAGGACTTCCAGCAGGCCGAGGTGGGAGCGAAGGGGAACTTCCGGATGGTGCTGCCCGCGGGCGGCTACGAGCTGTTGCTCTCGGCGCGCGACCACAGCCCCACCTTCCAGAGGACGCACGTCCAGGTGGAGGAAGGCCAGACGGTCCGGGTCGAGCTGCTCTGGGAGGAGAACGCTCCGGCCACCTCCGTGGAGGGGGTCGTCCTCGAGCCGGATGGCGCGCCCTCACCGAGAGCCATCGTCAGCCTGGGCCTCGAGCCCCAGGAAGGCGGGGTCATCCAGGCGAAGTACGCGGACGAGGAGGGGCGCTTCTCCTTCGGCCTCGGCTCCGACATCGAGCCCGGCATGGGCGGGCTGAAGGTCAGCGCGCTCAATGGAGGGCGGAGCGGCCAGGTGTCGGGCGTGAAGCCGGGGGAGCGCTCCCTGGTGGTCAGACTGCGCACCGCGGCCTCGCTGCGGGGCCGGGTGACCCGCGCGGGAGAGCCCGTGCGCGGCTTCACCCTCGGCATCGAGCCCGAGGGCGAGGAATGGCTCACCCCGGGCAAGGGCCCCTGGGAATTCCCCGGCGAGCGCTTCGAGCTCCACGACGTGCTGACCGAGCCGCTGCGGCTGGTGGTGAAGACACCGGATGGCTCGCGTGGGCAGGCGGTGGTGACGCCCCGTCCCGGAGCAACGGCCGAGGTGGAGATCCGCCTGCGCGGCACCGCGTCCGTCCAGGGACGCGTGGTGGACGCGGCCACCGGCGGCCCGCTGAGCGACGTGGTCGTGTTCATCGACAACGATCCCTCCTCGGTCCACATGCGCGAGAGCCTCGACCAGGGGCGCTTCTCCATCAGCGGCTTGGACCCGGGCGAGTACGTGTTGAACATCCTCGGCAGGCACACCGCCGGGCGCCTGCGCCTCCCCTTGCGGCTGGCCGAGGGGCAAGTCCTCGACCTGGGGGACCTGTCATTGGGTGGGACACCAGATGGGACAGGGAGTGAGACACCGCCTCCAGCGCCGTGA
- a CDS encoding RHS repeat-associated core domain-containing protein, whose amino-acid sequence MMPAAKHFDPLLGIDIHLIQPPGGVPPVPIPHPHIGMVFDPMDYVPILGATVLVGGVPRAQAGTSGIALPPHIPMGGVFIKPPANESEVFMGSSTVSVDGDAFSHLALPALSCQDIGMPPIPRLKKKKTVNSLVLPTTMVLSIPVPVVVGGPPTVSLMALGMRAGMALLGAMVSKLKKMRAARKSQNGVHCNGGHPVDVITGANFDEFVDARSAPPGLFCWQRRYTTAHADRQGVLGWGFRHEYQHTLHLLRQAWRYEDARGRVIDFEPLKEGERETKRHGVVLRRLDGRQYEISEGWAPRLILQAAEGEDIARLRFVRSAEAELELRHVGERLSEITERSPRERCRYRFVHDLAGRLTEVLRVQSSGTRRVARYEYDRHGHLIVSEDAEGGRHEYLYDEAHRWTRMRTPTGYSFWWRYDAQGRCTETSGEDGLWWARFEYDPEKRESRVAERQGGVSTFQYDENLTLRKRIDPYGGALVREVDVDGRVLREVDSGGRVTQMVYDAHGALVGRADPYRRQLPSPELMPRSPPLRRYFYPETPRGFLLGSGLDVLPEAATGDSWSLLSRIPIELAELVALLVFTRPESCAPWATRLCDGLGRRVLAVDAAGHRREWRYDRAGNEVWFHDADGVVRQRRMQRWNLVGAEVDGLGHTTRYEYSSTEQVVRVVDAGGTVSEYEYDEKDRLVRVRRHGVVKEEYTWNTGDRLVQKRDGCGQVLLRMEYLKESRSEMRHLASGGWLQLEYDERGRPTRASTDKHEVELRRDVVGRILFDRRDGSGVDRERTHARCRTTVLGRFTWTLEGDELEGLLVVVDPKGGKHQIWRDPKGLVLRSHAHGSCELLQHDVQGRLCSSLAWRHPREGIQPARWVRYEYTAEGDLISQWDGQRGRIYYSVDAAHRLTGEQGAHGDSRYRLDAAGNLLEKPGLRGVLLAEGNRLAAANDETFSYDSRNHLAERRGTGGSRTRYTYDSSDRLIRVEDGRGEPWTADYDGLGRRLCCGRGVRQTHFYWDGERLAAEVSAEGRLRVYVYAAHDALVPVLLVDYESVNAAPESGMVYALFTNQAGVPSYVEDESGRTVWWAEHIEPYGQVAVGSGAEFELNIRLPGHYLDEDTGLVYNRFRYYDPVLGRYLQGDPLGLAGGINLYAYAPNPLVQFDVLGLTHKGRGDSNGALGDDGLTESVPSNPPEGHAHVDASPKRYPGPSIDSERAMQVVLDELQKAGVGKNRVPSVTVLSHKNGSVTIGVSGEASTVKYVKDALSDRLPSNYTVADALPEDFPVEPALYPNGQMIASRTCGEPKAWNAASQNPSPVTGQSVKFRGDPAKNKYRVDENNPEDVNMKPCPSCDLNQGGFIGDTQIEPRP is encoded by the coding sequence ATGATGCCAGCCGCCAAGCACTTCGATCCGCTGCTGGGAATCGACATCCACCTCATCCAACCGCCCGGTGGAGTGCCGCCGGTGCCCATTCCCCACCCGCACATCGGGATGGTGTTCGACCCGATGGACTACGTGCCCATCCTGGGGGCGACGGTGCTGGTCGGGGGCGTGCCCCGCGCGCAGGCGGGCACCTCGGGCATCGCGCTCCCGCCCCACATCCCCATGGGCGGCGTGTTCATCAAGCCCCCGGCCAATGAGTCCGAGGTCTTCATGGGCAGCTCCACCGTTTCGGTGGACGGGGACGCGTTCAGCCACCTGGCCCTGCCGGCGCTGAGCTGCCAGGACATCGGGATGCCGCCCATCCCGCGGCTCAAGAAGAAGAAGACCGTCAACAGCCTGGTGCTGCCGACGACGATGGTGCTGTCCATCCCGGTGCCGGTGGTGGTGGGGGGACCGCCGACCGTCTCGCTCATGGCGCTGGGCATGCGCGCGGGCATGGCGCTGCTGGGCGCAATGGTGTCGAAGCTGAAGAAGATGCGTGCGGCACGCAAGTCGCAGAACGGCGTGCACTGCAACGGCGGGCACCCGGTGGATGTGATTACCGGGGCCAACTTCGACGAGTTCGTGGATGCTCGCTCGGCGCCTCCGGGTCTTTTTTGCTGGCAGCGCCGTTACACCACGGCGCACGCGGACCGCCAGGGAGTGCTGGGCTGGGGCTTCCGGCACGAGTACCAGCACACGCTGCACCTGTTGCGCCAGGCGTGGCGGTACGAAGACGCCCGGGGCCGCGTCATCGACTTCGAACCGCTGAAGGAGGGCGAGCGCGAGACGAAGCGGCACGGAGTGGTGCTGCGTCGGCTGGACGGGAGGCAATACGAAATTTCCGAGGGCTGGGCTCCGCGCCTGATACTCCAGGCCGCCGAGGGGGAGGACATCGCGCGGCTGCGCTTCGTGCGCTCGGCGGAAGCCGAACTGGAACTGCGCCACGTGGGCGAACGGCTGAGCGAGATAACGGAGCGCTCGCCGCGGGAGCGCTGTCGCTACCGCTTCGTCCACGACCTCGCGGGACGGCTCACCGAGGTGCTGCGCGTGCAATCCAGCGGCACGAGGCGCGTGGCCCGGTACGAGTACGACCGTCACGGGCATCTCATTGTGTCCGAGGATGCCGAGGGCGGTCGGCACGAGTACCTGTATGACGAGGCCCACCGTTGGACGCGGATGCGCACCCCCACGGGTTACAGTTTCTGGTGGCGCTACGACGCACAGGGACGCTGCACGGAGACCTCGGGCGAGGACGGATTGTGGTGGGCTCGCTTCGAATACGACCCCGAAAAACGAGAGTCGCGCGTCGCCGAGCGACAGGGCGGCGTCAGTACCTTTCAGTACGATGAGAACCTGACCCTGCGGAAGCGGATCGACCCATACGGCGGCGCGCTGGTGCGTGAGGTGGACGTGGACGGACGCGTGCTTCGGGAGGTGGATTCCGGTGGTCGCGTGACTCAGATGGTGTACGACGCGCACGGCGCGCTGGTGGGACGCGCCGATCCCTATCGACGCCAATTGCCGTCCCCAGAATTGATGCCCCGTTCACCACCCTTGAGACGCTATTTCTACCCGGAAACTCCGCGAGGTTTTTTATTGGGCAGTGGATTGGACGTGCTGCCAGAAGCGGCAACAGGTGACTCTTGGTCTTTGTTGTCAAGAATCCCCATAGAACTGGCGGAGTTGGTGGCGTTGCTCGTGTTCACGCGTCCAGAGAGCTGCGCACCGTGGGCGACACGTCTCTGCGACGGGCTGGGCAGGCGGGTGTTGGCGGTGGATGCCGCGGGTCACCGCCGCGAGTGGCGCTATGACAGAGCGGGCAACGAGGTGTGGTTTCACGATGCTGATGGGGTTGTAAGACAACGACGGATGCAGCGGTGGAATCTGGTGGGGGCGGAGGTGGATGGGCTGGGGCATACCACTCGCTACGAATACTCATCCACCGAGCAGGTGGTGCGAGTAGTGGATGCTGGGGGGACTGTCAGTGAGTATGAGTATGACGAGAAGGACCGGTTGGTACGGGTGCGGCGTCATGGGGTGGTGAAGGAGGAATACACTTGGAATACAGGAGACCGGTTGGTGCAGAAGAGAGACGGTTGTGGCCAAGTGCTATTGCGAATGGAGTACCTCAAGGAGAGTCGCTCCGAGATGCGGCACCTGGCCTCTGGGGGATGGCTCCAACTGGAGTATGACGAGCGAGGCCGCCCCACCCGGGCTTCTACCGATAAGCACGAGGTGGAGCTGCGGCGGGATGTGGTCGGCAGGATACTCTTCGACCGACGGGATGGGTCCGGGGTGGATCGTGAACGGACACATGCCAGGTGCCGTACGACCGTACTGGGGCGTTTTACCTGGACGTTGGAGGGGGATGAGCTGGAGGGGCTGTTGGTGGTAGTGGACCCTAAGGGCGGCAAGCACCAGATATGGCGAGATCCTAAAGGACTGGTGCTACGCTCGCATGCCCACGGTTCCTGTGAACTGCTCCAGCACGATGTCCAGGGGCGTTTGTGCTCAAGCTTGGCATGGAGACATCCTCGGGAGGGAATACAACCAGCGCGCTGGGTACGCTATGAATACACGGCGGAAGGTGATTTGATTTCCCAATGGGATGGGCAGCGGGGACGGATTTACTACAGTGTGGATGCTGCACATCGCCTGACTGGAGAGCAGGGCGCTCATGGCGATTCCCGTTATCGGCTGGATGCAGCTGGCAACCTTCTTGAGAAGCCGGGCCTGCGTGGCGTGCTGCTCGCGGAAGGTAATCGGTTGGCGGCGGCAAACGATGAGACATTTTCCTATGACTCACGTAATCATCTCGCGGAGCGCCGCGGTACTGGTGGCTCACGGACGCGCTACACTTACGATAGTTCGGACAGGTTGATCCGAGTGGAGGATGGCCGGGGCGAGCCGTGGACAGCTGATTATGATGGGTTGGGGCGGCGCCTGTGTTGTGGTCGTGGTGTCAGGCAGACGCACTTCTACTGGGATGGAGAGCGACTGGCGGCTGAGGTGTCGGCCGAGGGGCGGTTGAGAGTGTATGTATATGCGGCTCATGATGCGCTCGTTCCTGTTCTGCTGGTGGACTACGAGAGCGTGAATGCAGCACCAGAGAGTGGGATGGTCTATGCCTTGTTCACCAATCAGGCGGGCGTGCCGTCATATGTGGAGGATGAGAGCGGCCGGACGGTATGGTGGGCCGAGCACATCGAGCCCTACGGTCAAGTGGCGGTGGGGAGCGGAGCTGAGTTTGAACTGAACATACGCCTTCCTGGACATTACTTGGATGAAGACACAGGCTTGGTCTACAATCGTTTCCGGTACTATGACCCGGTTCTGGGCCGTTACTTGCAAGGAGATCCCCTGGGGCTTGCTGGGGGGATCAACTTATACGCCTATGCTCCCAATCCCCTTGTGCAATTTGATGTCCTTGGACTGACGCACAAGGGGAGGGGTGATTCGAATGGTGCACTGGGTGACGATGGCTTGACGGAGTCTGTTCCCAGCAATCCTCCGGAAGGTCATGCGCACGTTGACGCCTCACCCAAACGCTACCCTGGTCCGTCGATTGACAGTGAACGCGCCATGCAGGTTGTGCTTGATGAATTGCAGAAGGCGGGGGTCGGGAAGAACCGTGTCCCGTCCGTCACTGTTCTATCTCACAAGAATGGTAGTGTCACGATAGGCGTCTCTGGTGAAGCGAGTACAGTCAAGTATGTCAAGGATGCTCTCTCGGATCGGCTTCCGTCCAATTACACTGTTGCGGACGCACTGCCGGAAGATTTTCCGGTAGAGCCTGCGCTCTATCCGAATGGACAGATGATTGCCAGCCGTACCTGTGGTGAGCCAAAGGCTTGGAACGCCGCCAGCCAGAACCCCTCACCCGTTACTGGACAGAGCGTGAAATTCCGAGGCGATCCCGCCAAGAATAAATATCGTGTAGACGAGAACAATCCAGAAGATGTAAATATGAAGCCTTGCCCAAGTTGCGACCTCAATCAAGGCGGGTTCATTGGAGATACTCAGATTGAACCACGTCCGTAG
- a CDS encoding SMI1/KNR4 family protein, with the protein MQNYIEYASSFDPRITSRIRGVEPGRIAVFEKLVGRPLPASYRAFLEVMGADDGGLNITVDGTASIDDLIAYYREELKPGVWEPPPDTIIIGVGSISLPEIGLLCAANEEPRVVFVTNKQVLGPYAASLEKLLFRLVFGCYRMNQEPKAFYTSSYESIGRKHVLAQARDLSVSLGFAALEFSDDVSFSGEKPGAAISISQYAKEGMSMVITANRQEEVDRIGAVFVQNFNVRKV; encoded by the coding sequence GTGCAAAATTATATTGAGTACGCTTCCAGCTTCGATCCACGGATTACCAGCCGGATTCGCGGTGTGGAGCCGGGGCGGATTGCTGTATTCGAGAAGCTCGTGGGGCGGCCTCTTCCTGCCAGCTACCGGGCATTTCTCGAGGTGATGGGGGCGGATGATGGTGGACTCAACATCACCGTGGATGGCACGGCTAGCATCGATGATCTCATTGCGTACTATCGGGAGGAGTTGAAGCCAGGCGTGTGGGAGCCGCCGCCCGATACCATTATTATCGGCGTAGGCTCCATCAGTCTGCCGGAAATTGGTCTGCTCTGTGCTGCAAACGAAGAGCCCCGTGTCGTCTTCGTCACAAACAAGCAGGTACTGGGTCCTTATGCGGCTTCCTTGGAGAAGCTGCTCTTCCGACTCGTTTTCGGTTGCTATCGTATGAATCAAGAGCCTAAAGCCTTTTATACGAGTTCCTATGAAAGCATAGGTCGCAAGCATGTACTGGCTCAGGCTCGTGATCTCTCCGTGAGTCTGGGGTTCGCTGCGCTTGAGTTCTCTGATGATGTCTCCTTCAGTGGGGAGAAGCCAGGGGCTGCCATCAGCATTTCTCAATATGCGAAGGAAGGGATGTCGATGGTCATCACGGCCAATCGGCAGGAAGAAGTCGACAGGATTGGAGCTGTGTTCGTTCAGAACTTCAACGTGCGGAAGGTGTGA